A single region of the Sorghum bicolor cultivar BTx623 chromosome 9, Sorghum_bicolor_NCBIv3, whole genome shotgun sequence genome encodes:
- the LOC8068980 gene encoding tRNA(His) guanylyltransferase 1 gives MANSEYEYVKREFEFDRCLSPSNWIVVRIDGCHFHRFSKIHAFEKPNDENALRLMNACATAVLEKFPDIVFAYGVSDEYSFIFREETEFYHRRESKILSLCVSYFTSVYVMKWKDFFPNKELKEPPYFDARAVCYPNLKTIRDYLAWRQVDCHINNQYNTCFWMLVKSGKSEQEAQLALKGTFAKDKNELLAQQFQINYDDEPPMFRKGSSVYREKVETTVKIDDYGEPIKRPRLQVTVAHVDIIGPEFWENHQHILREGKILHWFVKKSVINHIFSPCNWIVVRINGCQFDQFSTIHSFDKPNDETALRLMNESASLMMEQYPDIVFAYGFSNEYSFVFHEKSELYQRQESLILSSCSSYFTSLYMMKWKEFSPHKELMQTPRFEAEALCYPKLKIVCEYLSWRQAECHAGNQYNTCFWMLVNSGKSEKEAHEILKGTLSKDKNELLFQQFQMNYNNELAIFRKGSCIYRQKVEELAGAEDGDNDTTRERWHVKVDHVDLGPGFWRKHPWIMTSCSR, from the exons ATGGCCAACAGCGAGTATGAGTACGTGAAGAGGGAGTTCGAGTTTGATCGCTGCCTCTCGCCCTCTAACTGGATCGTTGTCCGCATCGACGGCTGCCACTTCCACAG GTTCTCCAAGATTCACGCCTTTGAGAAACCGAACGATGAGAACGCTCTAAGATTAATGAATGCTTGTGCCACTGCTGTGCTTGAGAAATTCCCTGACATAGTCTTTGCTTATGGTGTTAGTGATGAGTACAG TTTCATTTTTAGAGAGGAAACAGAGTTCTATCACCGGCGAGAAAG CAAAATTCTCTCTTTATGTGTTTCCTACTTCACTTCTGTGTACGTAATGAAGTGGAAAGACTTCTTTCCTAACAAAGAGCTGAAGGAGCCACCATATTTTGATGCTCGAGCTGTATGTTACCCAAATTTGAAGACTATTCGTGATTATTTGGCTTGGAGACAAGTGGACT GTCATATAAATAATCAGTACAATACCTGCTTCTGGATGTTGGTGAAGTCTGGAAAAAGTGAACAAGAGGCTCAGCTAGCTTTGAAG GGAACATTTGCAAAGGACAAGAATGAGCTGCTTGCTCAACAATTCCAAATAAACTATGATGATGAACCGCCTATGTTCCGCAAAGGATCTAGTGTTTACCGAGAAAAG GTAGAAACAACTGTGAAGATTGATGACTATGGGGAACCCATAAAAAGACCAAGATTGCAAGTTACAGTGGCGCATGTTGATATCATAGGGCCTGAGTTTTGGGAAAACCATCAACACATTCTTCGAGAAG GAAAAATTCTGCATTGGTTTGTAAAGAAATCTGTCATCAATCACATCTTTTCGCCTTGTAATTGGATCGTTGTTCGCATCAATGGTTGCCAATTTGATCA ATTCTCAACAATTCATTCATTTGACAAGCCAAATGATGAGACTGCACTAAGGCTGATGAATGAATCTGCATCTTTGATGATGGAGCAATACCCTGACATCGTCTTTGCCTATGGTTTTAGCAATGAGTATAG TTTTGTGTTCCATGAGAAGAGTGAGCTATATCAGAGACAGGAAAG CCTAATCCTTTCATCGTGTTCTTCATATTTCACTTCTCTTTACATGATGAAATGGAAAGAGTTCTCCCCCCACAAAGAATTAATGCAGACACCACGCTTTGAGGCAGAAGCTCTATGTTATCCAAAACTGAAGATCGTATGTGAATACTTGTCATGGAGGCAAGCAGAGT GTCATGCTGGCAACCAATACAATACATGCTTTTGGATGCTAGTGAATTCTGGAAAAAGCGAAAAAGAAGCTCATGAGATATTGaag GGAACATTGTCTAAAGATAAAAATGAGTTGCTTTTTCAGCAATTCCAAATGAACTACAACAATGAACTTGCTATATTCCGAAAGGGTTCATGTATTTATCGGCAAAAG GTGGAAGAACTTGCAGGAGCTGAAGACGGTGACAACGACACAACAAGAGAGCGGTGGCATGTGAAAGTGGACCATGTTGACCTAGGACCCGGGTTCTGGCGAAAGCACCCTTGGATAATGACTAGTTGCAGTCGGTAG
- the LOC8061061 gene encoding uncharacterized protein LOC8061061 — protein MGNLCSGFPSKGTGRGEWERGGEQVLLTSVQGCCANIYNHSNGSYCGCKARYDFDVKKYCSKNECLITVEELLKSADFLVDDSCVFGVRILQAYVSPKNNLAVAPDNTITIQEVFLQKKEFIKGNYTWNVNNFLALKDPVLSPAFEACGHKWHIKMHPLGDQYSTDSLSMYLQMHDPAELSHESGKMFEVTQQGQHYSCLVRFVLNGNLGWGWPNFIPLKILKYPSKGYLVGSKWSVKADITCIGSSNDVQTPLAASILKDEK, from the exons ATGGGCAACTTGTGCAGTGGATTCCCGAGCAAAGGAACTGGTAGAG GGGAGTGGGAGAGGGGAGGAGAGCAGGTGCTGCTCACCTCGGTGCAGGGTTGCTGTGCCAACATATACAATCACTCAAATGGGTCATATTGTGGATGCAAAG CTAGGTACGACTTTGATGTCAAGAAGTATTGTTcgaagaatgaatgcttgattactGTTGAAGAACTACTGAAATCAGCTGATTTTCTGGTTGATGATAGCTGTGTCTTTGGTGTGAGGATATTACAAGCATATGTCTCTCCTAAAAACAACCTTGCTGTGGCTCCAGATAATACTATCACAATTCAGGAAGTGTTTCTGCAGAAGAAGGAATTTATCAAAGGAAATTACACCTGGAACGTGAACAACTTCCTTGCCTTGAAGGACCCGGTCCTTTCTCCCGCATTTGAAGCTTGTGGGCACAAATG GCACATCAAGATGCATCCACTCGGTGACCAATACAGCACAGATTCACTTTCCATGTACCTGCAAATGCATGACCCGGCCGAGCTTTCTCATGAGTCCGGGAAGATGTTTGAAGTGACCCAGCAAGGACAACACTACAGCTGTCTAG TTCGCTTTGTGCTAAATGGAAATCTTGGATGGGGATGGCCAAACTTCATTCCACTCAAGATACTGAAGTACCCTTCCAAGGGCTACCTCGTTGGATCAAAGTGGAGTGTGAAGGCGGACATCACTTGCATTGGGTCATCCAACGATGTTCAGACACCACTTGCTGCATCTATCTTGAAGGACGAGAAGTAA
- the LOC8061060 gene encoding pentatricopeptide repeat-containing protein At1g18485, with the protein MREPGPAASLHEHVLRLHQCGGNSLLLRRAHAASLVSGALTASLPLAGALLLSYAALRDIPSARLILRHHPLRLRSAFLWNSLSRALASAGLPSEALRVYNCMVRSGVRPDDRTFPFALHAAAAAVVAEAEHPAKGAELHAAALRRGLLLADVFAGNTLVTFYAARGRAADARRVFDEMPARDIVSWNSLVSALLTNGMLEDAKRAVVGMMRSGIPVNVASLVSVVPACGTERDEGFGLSVHGLVLKSGLDSVVNLGNALVDMYGKFGDLESSMRVFNGMQEKNEVSWNSALGCFAHAGFHEDVLEMFRVMSEHEVTPGSVTLSSLLPALVDLGYFHLGKEVHGYSIRRAMESDIFIANSLMDMYAKFGCLEKASAIFENIEGRNVVSWNAMIANLAQNGAETEAFSLVIEMQKNGECPNSFTLVNLLPACSRVASVKMGKQIHAWSIHRSLMSDLFVSNALIDVYAKCGQLSVAQDIFDRSEKDDVSYNTLIVGYSQSQCCFESLHLFQQMRSAGIEYDAVSFMGCLSACANLSAFKQGKEIHGVLVRRLLNTHPFLANSLLDLYTKGGMLATASKIFNRITRKDVASWNTMILGYGMHGQIDVAFELFDLMKDDGVDYDHVSYIAVLSACSHGGLVDRGKKYFSQMIAQNIKPQQMHYACMVDLLGRAGQLSESVEIITNMPFPANSDVWGALLGSCRIHGDIELARLAAEHLFELKPEHSGYYTLLRNMYSESGMWNEANEIKTLMKSRKVQKNPAYSWVQSGNKLQAFLVGDG; encoded by the coding sequence ATGCGGGAGCCCGGCCCCGCCGCGTCCCTCCACGAGCACGTTCTCCGCCTCCACCAATGCGGCGGCAacagcctcctcctccgccgcgccCACGCCGCCTCCCTTGTCTCCGGCGCCCTCACCGCCTCCCTCCCGCTAGCAGGCGCGCTGCTTCTCTCGTACGCCGCGCTACGCGATATCCCGTCGGCGCGCCTCATCCTCCGCCACCACCCGCTCCGGCTCCGTTCCGCCTTCCTCTGGAACTCGCTCTCCCGCGCGCTCGCCTCTGCCGGCCTCCCCAGCGAGGCCCTGCGGGTGTACAACTGTATGGTCCGCTCCGGCGTGCGCCCGGACGACCGCACCTTCCCCTTCGCCCTccacgccgccgctgccgccgtcgtTGCCGAGGCGGAGCACCCTGCCAAGGGCGCCGAGCTCCACGCCGCCGCTCTCCGGCGTGGTCTCCTACTCGCGGACGTCTTTGCTGGCAACACGCTCGTCACGTTCTACGCGGCGCGCGGCCGCGCGGCCGATGCACGCAGGGTGTTCGACGAGATGCCTGCGCGGGACATCGTCTCGTGGAACTCACTTGTGTCGGCATTGCTGACGAATGGGATGCTGGAGGATGCAAAGCGCGCAGTGGTGGGGATGATGAGGAGCGGGATCCCGGTGAATGTCGCGAGTTTGGTGTCAGTAGTGCCTGCCTGTGGCACGGAGCGTGATGAGGGGTTTGGGTTGTCTGTCCATGGTTTGGTGTTGAAATCTGGACTTGACTCTGTGGTGAACCTCGGTAATGCACTGGTGGATATgtatgggaaatttggagacttGGAGTCATCAATGAGAGTGTTTAATGGAATGCAAGAAAAGAATGAGGTTTCTTGGAATTCTGCATTAGGTTGCTTTGCTCATGCAGGGTTTCATGAAGATGTGCTGGAAATGTTTAGGGTAATGTCAGAACATGAAGTCACACCGGGATCTGTTACCTTATCAAGTTTGCTGCCTGCTTTGGTTGATCTTGGTTATTTTCATTTGGGGAAGGAGGTGCATGGGTACAGTATAAGGAGAGCAATGGAATCTGATATTTTCATTGCCAACTCACTTATGGATATGTATGCTAAGTTTGGTTGTTTGGAGAAAGCATCTGCTATCTTCGAGAATATTGAGGGACGAAATGTGGTCTCATGGAATGCAATGATTGCAAATCTTGCACAAAATGGAGCTGAGACCGAAGCTTTCAGCCTTGTCATCGAGATGCAGAAGAATGGGGAATGCCCAAATTCATTCACCCTAGTGAATCTGCTTCCAGCCTGTTCAAGGGTGGCCTCTGTAAAGATGGGGAAGCAGATCCATGCATGGTCAATCCACAGAAGCTTGATGTCTGATCTGTTTGTATCCAATGCTCTGATTGATGTATATGCCAAGTGTGGGCAGCTGAGCGTGGCACAAGATATCTTTGACAGATCAGAGAAGGACGATGTGTCATACAACACTTTGATCGTGGGTTACTCACAGAGTCAATGCTGTTTTGAATCTCTTCATCTTTTTCAGCAGATGAGATCTGCTGGAATCGAGTATGATGCTGTTTCCTTCATGGGTTGTCTCTCAGCATGTGCTAATCTTTCTGCATTTAAGCAAGGAAAAGAAATCCATGGTGTTTTAGTGAGGAGATTGTTAAACACTCACCCTTTTCTGGCTAATTCGTTGCTGGACTTGTACACTAAAGGTGGAATGCTTGCTACTGCTTCAAAGATCTTCAATAGGATTACACGAAAGGATGTTGCTTCATGGAACACTATGATCTTGGGATATGGGATGCATGGTCAAATTGATGTTGCATTCGAATTGTTTGATTTAATGAAGGATGATGGCGTCGATTATGATCATGTATCTTATATTGCAGTATTGTCAGCATGTAGCCATGGTGGGCTTGTAGACAGAGGAAAGAAGTACTTCAGTCAAATGATCGCTCAAAATATTAAGCCACAGCAAATGCACTATGCTTGCATGGTAGATCTTCTTGGGCGTGCTGGACAACTGAGTGAATCTGTTGAAATAATCACAAACATGCCTTTTCCTGCTAATTCTGATGTTTGGGGAGCATTGCTTGGCTCTTGCCGTATACATGGAGACATTGAACTAGCACGACTGGCAGCAGAGCATTtgtttgagttgaagcctgagCACTCAGGCTACTATACTCTGCTGAGAAACATGTATTCTGAATCTGGAATGTGGAATGAAGCAAATGAGATCAAGACATTAATGAAATCAAGGAAGGTGCAGAAAAATCCAGCCTATAGCTGGGTGCAGAGTGGAAACAAGCTACAAGCTTTTCTTGTTGGGGATGGATAG